One genomic region from Nitrospirota bacterium encodes:
- the leuS gene encoding leucine--tRNA ligase, giving the protein MDPKYDPKTIETLWQSAWETSGLFATPTPDARQKFYCLAMFPYPSGRIHMGHVRNYTIADVIARYHRMRGRAVLHPMGWDAFGLPAENAAIKQGVHPATWTYDNIAHMRTQLKRLGISYDWSREVATCDPDYYRWNQWFFLKMYERGLAYKKFSAVNWCPSCETVLANEQVVDGRCWRCDTPVTTRELSQWFFKITAYAEELLAWCDRLGGWPERVLTMQRNWIGRSAGVEVEFPVEGHREAIRIFTTRPDTMFGVTFMTLAPEHPLVETLITGTPHASTVRAFVERAKTQDPRARTADATAKEGVFTGAYATNPLNGARIPIWVGNFVLMGYGTGAVMAVPAHDQRDFEFARQHALPIRIVIQNPSGALRADRLEAAYVDEAGHLVDSGEFSGLDPLAAQQRIAEAIQQRGLGRRVVNYRLRDWGISRQRYWGTPIPIVYCERCGIVPVPEDQLPVTLPHDVPFTGRGGSPLSESRAFVETTCPTCGSPARRETDTMDTFVDSSWYFLRYTGRSPRPDQPLDPEAAGRWMPVDQYVGGIEHAVLHLLYARFFTKVIRDLGLIRIDEPFTGLLTQGMVIKGGAKMSKSKGNVVDPDQLIATFGADTARLFMLFAAPPEKDLEWSDEGVEGAHRFLGRVWRLVASWVTSPGAAQAFDDADDAPARVQRTRHRTIHRVTEDLEDHYHFNTAVAALMEYVNALSEFRPGGSSALRTAMLEALDTLAILLGPFAPHLAEQLWAELGHRPSVSQQPWPTADPAWLADSHVTVPIQINGKLRGTIVVEAAAAKEVVIAAALSDAKIRAWVGTRTPTKIVYVPGRLVNLVLP; this is encoded by the coding sequence ATGGACCCCAAATACGACCCCAAAACGATCGAAACCCTTTGGCAGTCGGCGTGGGAAACCTCCGGGCTGTTCGCCACGCCCACCCCCGACGCGCGGCAGAAGTTCTACTGCCTGGCGATGTTCCCCTACCCCTCGGGGCGCATCCACATGGGACACGTGCGCAATTACACGATCGCTGATGTCATTGCGCGTTATCACCGGATGCGCGGGCGCGCGGTCCTGCACCCCATGGGATGGGACGCGTTCGGCCTGCCCGCGGAGAACGCCGCGATCAAACAGGGCGTCCATCCGGCCACATGGACGTACGACAACATCGCGCACATGCGCACCCAGCTCAAACGCCTGGGCATCTCTTACGACTGGTCACGCGAAGTCGCAACCTGCGACCCCGACTACTATCGGTGGAACCAGTGGTTCTTTCTGAAGATGTATGAACGGGGACTGGCGTACAAGAAGTTCTCAGCCGTCAACTGGTGCCCCTCGTGCGAGACCGTGCTGGCCAACGAGCAGGTGGTGGATGGCCGTTGCTGGCGTTGCGACACGCCGGTCACCACTCGCGAACTGTCGCAGTGGTTTTTCAAGATTACCGCCTACGCGGAGGAGCTGCTGGCGTGGTGCGATCGCCTCGGTGGATGGCCCGAGCGCGTGCTCACCATGCAACGGAACTGGATCGGGCGCAGCGCGGGCGTGGAAGTCGAGTTTCCGGTAGAGGGACACCGGGAGGCCATACGAATCTTCACCACGCGCCCCGACACCATGTTCGGCGTGACGTTCATGACCCTGGCACCCGAACATCCGCTCGTGGAAACGCTGATCACCGGCACCCCCCACGCCTCCACGGTGCGGGCGTTCGTCGAGCGCGCCAAAACGCAGGACCCGCGCGCGCGGACCGCGGACGCCACCGCCAAAGAAGGGGTGTTTACCGGCGCGTACGCCACGAACCCCTTGAACGGGGCCCGCATTCCGATCTGGGTCGGAAACTTCGTGCTCATGGGGTACGGCACCGGCGCGGTGATGGCCGTGCCCGCGCACGATCAGCGCGATTTCGAGTTCGCCCGACAACACGCCCTGCCGATCCGGATCGTGATCCAAAACCCCTCGGGCGCGCTCCGGGCCGATCGACTCGAAGCCGCCTATGTCGATGAAGCGGGGCACTTGGTCGACTCCGGGGAGTTCTCCGGGCTCGATCCCCTCGCAGCCCAGCAGCGCATCGCCGAAGCGATCCAACAGCGGGGCCTCGGTCGCCGCGTGGTCAATTATCGGCTGCGCGATTGGGGGATCTCCCGTCAGCGGTACTGGGGCACGCCGATTCCCATCGTCTATTGCGAGCGCTGCGGGATCGTTCCGGTGCCTGAGGACCAATTACCGGTCACCTTGCCGCACGACGTGCCGTTCACGGGCCGCGGCGGGTCGCCGTTGAGTGAAAGCCGCGCGTTCGTCGAGACCACGTGCCCGACGTGTGGATCCCCCGCGCGCCGTGAAACCGATACCATGGACACGTTCGTGGACTCCTCGTGGTACTTTCTGCGGTACACCGGACGTTCGCCCCGGCCGGACCAGCCGCTGGATCCGGAAGCGGCGGGCCGGTGGATGCCGGTCGATCAATACGTCGGCGGGATCGAACACGCGGTGCTGCACCTGCTCTACGCGCGCTTCTTCACCAAGGTGATCCGCGATCTCGGGCTGATTCGCATCGACGAGCCGTTCACCGGCCTGCTGACGCAGGGGATGGTGATCAAGGGCGGGGCCAAGATGTCCAAATCCAAGGGCAACGTGGTGGACCCCGACCAGCTCATCGCCACCTTCGGAGCCGATACCGCCCGCTTGTTCATGTTGTTCGCGGCTCCGCCGGAAAAAGATCTGGAATGGAGCGACGAAGGCGTCGAGGGCGCGCATCGTTTCTTGGGACGTGTCTGGCGACTGGTGGCGAGTTGGGTGACGAGCCCCGGGGCGGCACAGGCGTTCGACGACGCGGACGACGCGCCGGCGCGCGTGCAGCGGACGCGCCACCGAACGATTCATCGGGTTACCGAAGACCTCGAGGACCACTACCACTTCAACACCGCGGTCGCGGCGCTCATGGAATACGTCAATGCCCTGTCGGAATTCCGTCCCGGCGGGTCATCCGCCCTGCGGACCGCGATGCTCGAAGCGCTCGACACGCTCGCCATCCTCCTGGGCCCGTTCGCGCCGCACCTGGCCGAGCAACTGTGGGCCGAGTTGGGACATCGCCCGTCGGTCAGCCAACAGCCGTGGCCGACCGCTGACCCCGCGTGGCTCGCGGACTCGCACGTCACCGTGCCGATCCAGATCAACGGGAAACTGCGCGGGACGATCGTGGTGGAGGCAGCGGCCGCTAAAGAGGTCGTGATCGCGGCCGCGCTGTCGGATGCCAAGATCCGCGCGTGGGTCGGCACGCGGACTCCGACGAAGATCGTCTACGTGCCGGGACGACTGGTCAACCTTGTCCTTCCCTAA
- the lptE gene encoding LPS assembly lipoprotein LptE: protein MAVPLFDNRTFEPLVEARVTDRVKSRLVSARSWRLVNTPERATVVIRGAVTAFGVTTVSFSADNRPLEQRISITADITTESKTDAPPLRVTLTGTAEYTETSDSLQTRTNKNRAIEEAGDGLAEALVARLDAHRVKKGPPVAPKPAETPAAP from the coding sequence GTGGCCGTGCCGTTGTTTGATAACCGCACGTTCGAGCCGTTGGTGGAAGCGCGGGTCACCGACCGCGTGAAATCCCGCCTGGTCTCCGCCAGGTCGTGGCGCCTGGTGAACACCCCCGAGCGAGCCACGGTGGTGATACGCGGGGCCGTGACGGCCTTTGGCGTGACGACCGTCTCCTTCAGTGCCGACAACCGGCCGCTGGAGCAGCGGATCTCCATTACCGCGGACATCACGACGGAGTCGAAAACCGACGCGCCGCCGCTGCGCGTCACGCTGACCGGTACCGCGGAGTACACCGAAACCAGCGACAGCCTGCAGACCCGAACCAACAAAAATCGCGCGATCGAAGAGGCCGGCGACGGGCTGGCTGAAGCCTTGGTGGCCCGTCTGGACGCGCACCGCGTGAAGAAGGGTCCCCCCGTCGCACCAAAACCGGCCGAGACGCCGGCCGCTCCGTGA
- the holA gene encoding DNA polymerase III subunit delta codes for MTPQELTKRLAAGRIEPLYLVVGAESWLVDQALAALRRYAAATDDLMNTHVFSGAEVTPSEIVAMAQTLPALAPRRFIVVRDAERLGAADALAAYCADPSPSTCLVLVMTKPDRRKGWMQVLADRAATVTCDPLKPGALKTWLQREASSRGLSLSEEGAAYLLARSDGSLRALDHDLEKVALNQRDSPKSPGVEDLAALSPGDAPVSVFDWAHAVAMGRAGDAAAYAERLLRDEAPLLLLSILTGQWRKMLRYRALVADGVGASKAEQALGLPPFAASRVSEGARRRTLPELIGGLTWCLETDSVIKGGALSPALAIERLVLALCEGSPPPPGRAVTGAWWPGLSARGESVGVAGQARNQP; via the coding sequence GTGACCCCGCAGGAACTCACCAAACGGCTCGCCGCGGGGCGGATCGAGCCGCTCTATCTGGTGGTCGGTGCGGAATCGTGGCTGGTGGATCAAGCCCTGGCCGCGCTCCGCCGGTACGCAGCCGCGACCGACGATCTCATGAACACCCACGTGTTTTCCGGGGCGGAGGTGACTCCGTCCGAAATCGTCGCGATGGCGCAGACGCTCCCGGCCTTGGCGCCACGGCGGTTTATTGTGGTACGGGATGCCGAGCGACTGGGTGCCGCCGACGCGCTGGCCGCTTACTGCGCCGACCCGTCGCCGTCCACCTGTCTGGTGTTGGTAATGACCAAGCCTGATCGCCGCAAGGGCTGGATGCAGGTGCTCGCGGATCGCGCGGCGACGGTCACGTGTGATCCCTTGAAGCCGGGTGCCCTCAAAACATGGCTCCAGCGCGAAGCGTCGTCACGGGGCCTCTCATTGAGCGAAGAAGGCGCCGCGTACCTGCTCGCCCGGTCCGACGGCAGTCTTCGGGCCCTGGACCATGACCTTGAGAAGGTCGCGTTGAACCAGCGCGACTCGCCGAAATCCCCCGGGGTCGAGGACCTCGCCGCGTTGTCCCCAGGAGACGCACCCGTTTCCGTGTTCGATTGGGCGCACGCCGTGGCCATGGGCCGCGCCGGCGATGCCGCGGCCTACGCCGAGCGACTCCTCCGGGATGAAGCGCCGCTGCTGTTGTTGTCGATCCTGACCGGCCAGTGGCGCAAGATGCTCCGCTATCGCGCGCTGGTTGCCGACGGCGTGGGTGCCTCGAAGGCGGAGCAAGCGCTCGGCCTGCCGCCATTCGCAGCCAGCCGCGTCTCCGAAGGCGCCCGGCGAAGGACCTTGCCCGAGTTGATCGGAGGACTGACGTGGTGTTTGGAAACCGACTCCGTGATCAAAGGCGGCGCCTTGTCTCCCGCGCTCGCCATCGAACGACTGGTGTTGGCGTTGTGTGAGGGCTCACCGCCTCCGCCCGGCCGGGCCGTGACCGGAGCGTGGTGGCCGGGTCTGTCAGCCCGCGGTGAGTCGGTTGGTGTGGCGGGTCAGGCGCGAAATCAACCGTGA
- the rpsT gene encoding 30S ribosomal protein S20 — protein sequence MANGRLIRAGVQEKGTTMGVHASAIKKDRQALRRRQHNRTMMAALKTAVKKVRIAVTARDAAGAKQALAEMIPALSQAASKKLIHRNRASRLISRLTRHTNRLTAG from the coding sequence GTGGCGAATGGGCGCCTGATCAGGGCCGGTGTGCAGGAGAAGGGGACGACTATGGGGGTTCATGCCTCGGCGATCAAAAAGGACCGGCAGGCGCTCCGTCGGCGGCAACATAACCGCACCATGATGGCGGCGCTCAAGACCGCCGTCAAGAAGGTCCGCATCGCGGTGACGGCCCGAGACGCCGCGGGCGCCAAACAAGCGCTCGCGGAGATGATTCCAGCGCTCTCGCAGGCCGCTTCGAAGAAACTGATCCACCGCAACCGCGCGTCACGGTTGATTTCGCGCCTGACCCGCCACACCAACCGACTCACCGCGGGCTGA
- the murJ gene encoding murein biosynthesis integral membrane protein MurJ codes for MTETRHVVKAAGIIGAATFLSRVLGFVRDMVVARAFGASHVADAFYVAYRIPSLLRELFAEGSMSAAFVPVFTQTLTTDSREEARRLARAAFSLILLGVATVTIVGVTFAPWIVAVIAPGFGDDPGKAALTTDLTRIMFPYLLWISLAALAMGVLNSVRAFAAPALSPALFNLSIIAAVFLLAPFLHEPVLAVAWGVFIGGLAQLLVQVPSLRRADMGLGWLWQPDHPGLKRMGLLLIPTLVGLSVSQVNIFINTLLASYLARGSVTYLYYAMRLVQFPLGVFGVALSTALLPTMSTHAAKHDLAALRDTLSFGLRLILFITIPAMVGLIALRTPIIHVLFEHGKFVAADTSGTAAALLCYTVGLWAFAGVRVVVPVFYARQDTKTPVVVAALSVLTNIALSLVLMGPLAHAGLALATAIASALNFVALLVVLRRRLGSFGGRRVAQSAGLALWASLPAAVIGWVVSELAMWQRPGAWLVKIAVIALAITASAGGYALLHTAWKTEEAVAVWELLKRRRGRSAGPPPTE; via the coding sequence ATGACCGAAACCCGCCATGTCGTCAAAGCCGCCGGAATCATCGGCGCCGCCACGTTCCTCAGCCGGGTGTTGGGGTTCGTCCGGGACATGGTGGTGGCCCGCGCGTTCGGCGCCAGCCACGTGGCGGACGCGTTCTATGTCGCCTATCGCATCCCGAGCCTGCTGCGCGAGCTCTTCGCCGAAGGCTCCATGTCCGCGGCGTTCGTCCCGGTCTTTACTCAGACGCTCACCACCGACTCGCGGGAGGAGGCGCGCCGGCTCGCGCGGGCGGCGTTCAGCCTGATCCTGCTGGGCGTGGCGACCGTCACGATCGTGGGGGTGACCTTCGCACCGTGGATCGTGGCGGTCATTGCGCCCGGCTTCGGGGATGATCCGGGCAAAGCCGCGCTCACCACCGATCTCACCCGGATCATGTTCCCCTACCTGCTGTGGATCAGCCTGGCCGCGCTCGCGATGGGCGTGCTGAACTCGGTGCGCGCGTTCGCGGCCCCCGCGTTGTCTCCGGCGTTGTTCAATCTCTCGATCATCGCCGCGGTGTTTTTGCTCGCGCCGTTCCTCCACGAACCGGTCCTGGCCGTGGCGTGGGGCGTGTTCATCGGCGGGCTCGCGCAACTGCTCGTTCAAGTACCCAGCCTCCGCCGCGCCGACATGGGGTTGGGGTGGCTGTGGCAACCCGATCACCCCGGCCTCAAGCGGATGGGACTCCTCCTGATTCCCACGCTGGTGGGGCTGTCCGTGTCCCAGGTCAACATTTTCATCAACACGCTGCTGGCGTCGTACCTCGCTCGGGGCAGCGTGACGTACCTCTACTACGCGATGCGCCTCGTGCAATTCCCGCTCGGGGTCTTTGGCGTGGCGCTGTCCACCGCGCTGTTGCCCACGATGTCCACTCACGCGGCCAAACACGACTTGGCCGCGCTGCGCGACACGTTGTCGTTCGGGCTTCGACTGATTCTGTTCATCACCATCCCGGCCATGGTGGGACTGATCGCTCTTCGGACGCCGATCATCCACGTGTTGTTTGAGCACGGCAAGTTCGTGGCCGCGGACACCTCCGGGACCGCGGCCGCGTTGTTGTGCTACACGGTGGGGCTGTGGGCGTTCGCCGGGGTGCGCGTGGTGGTCCCGGTGTTCTATGCCCGACAAGACACCAAAACCCCGGTGGTCGTGGCCGCACTGTCCGTGCTTACCAACATCGCCCTCAGCCTGGTGTTGATGGGACCGCTCGCGCACGCCGGACTCGCGCTTGCCACCGCGATCGCGTCGGCGTTGAACTTCGTGGCGTTGCTGGTCGTCCTCCGCCGGCGGCTCGGCTCGTTTGGAGGCCGTCGCGTGGCGCAGTCGGCAGGACTGGCCTTGTGGGCCAGTCTGCCGGCCGCGGTGATCGGTTGGGTGGTCAGTGAGCTCGCGATGTGGCAACGCCCCGGGGCGTGGCTCGTCAAGATCGCGGTGATCGCGCTGGCGATCACCGCCTCAGCCGGGGGGTACGCGCTGCTGCACACGGCGTGGAAAACCGAGGAAGCGGTCGCGGTGTGGGAGCTCCTCAAGCGCCGCCGTGGGCGCTCGGCAGGACCACCGCCCACGGAGTGA
- a CDS encoding VCBS repeat-containing protein — protein MTHQDRVTVTGSKSSGSGIVINGFQQLPPNDQTFWALPVDLDSEGPNTLIVQAMDDLGNLSDTVMVTIQRDTLPPDPPTVSAPPSSMTNPVTITGTKEAGAFVRLNGRRITAASSDINWTYQATLTPPPPPQTATTLTLTAVDAAGNESAPESVSVTLTGACVAPSRPVFPLDGYAIPWGRAFSWTPQVGATGYVFELALSPAFDTFVVSPPPVVVDSRFEPTTASPPVGVYYWRVGTMDASCTSYGPTRKVIIGSTTGDVTGDGFADIFVGVSGDDRADLEAGAAYLYQGGAVRDVLVDAVMTGQGQYQAFGTAVAKAGDIDYDGYVDLLVGAYNADRDADADDNSGTAYLYWGGPTPATTPGLVFRGEAAGGSFGVAVAGIGDVNGDGYPDIAVGAYHAPVTATCGGGTATLSKVGSVYVFLGGPRNAMDALPDFVLAGETAADPDDPTSACRGGDEFGLAVAGPGDINGDGYDDLAVGARYYDDLSAGPAGQDIGRVYVFFGGPWFAGVDAARADVVLTGLSAGDEFGATVAGAGDTDGDGLADLLIGAPLQDGVGIDAGSVSWFFGRGDGVSPTPVEIGGASAEDLFGSALASAGDINGDGLADVVIGAFRAGPTDNGSASYFLGNTGRIAGSPITIVGESTPNDGDHFGVSVSGAGDVDGDGFDDTVVGAWQHDVCFDPLNEFCDDAGRAYVILGPHTTTRSAAGDPTDWLLSGFNLRDGLGVSVD, from the coding sequence GTGACCCACCAAGACCGCGTGACAGTGACGGGTTCCAAGTCCAGCGGCAGTGGGATCGTGATCAATGGCTTTCAGCAGCTGCCGCCCAACGACCAGACGTTTTGGGCGCTTCCGGTCGATCTTGACTCCGAAGGGCCAAACACGTTGATCGTTCAAGCCATGGATGATCTAGGTAACCTCAGCGACACCGTGATGGTGACGATCCAGCGCGACACCCTGCCTCCGGATCCACCCACGGTCTCCGCGCCACCAAGTTCAATGACCAATCCGGTGACGATCACCGGGACAAAGGAGGCGGGAGCATTCGTCCGATTGAACGGCCGTCGTATCACCGCGGCTTCGAGCGATATCAACTGGACGTATCAAGCGACCCTGACGCCACCGCCTCCCCCTCAGACCGCGACCACCCTCACGCTGACCGCGGTTGACGCCGCGGGGAACGAAAGCGCTCCGGAATCAGTATCGGTGACGCTGACCGGGGCTTGCGTGGCGCCTTCGCGTCCGGTATTTCCTCTCGATGGCTACGCGATCCCGTGGGGTCGCGCGTTTTCCTGGACCCCGCAAGTCGGGGCGACCGGTTACGTCTTCGAGCTGGCGCTCTCACCGGCGTTCGACACCTTCGTGGTCTCGCCCCCCCCTGTCGTGGTCGACAGCCGGTTCGAACCTACCACCGCGTCGCCCCCTGTGGGGGTCTACTACTGGCGCGTCGGAACGATGGACGCGTCGTGTACCTCGTACGGTCCAACCCGAAAGGTGATCATCGGATCGACCACGGGCGATGTCACCGGCGACGGGTTCGCAGATATTTTCGTGGGGGTGTCCGGCGACGACCGCGCCGACCTGGAGGCTGGCGCCGCCTACTTGTACCAAGGGGGCGCGGTCCGAGACGTTCTGGTCGATGCGGTGATGACGGGGCAAGGCCAGTACCAAGCGTTTGGTACCGCGGTGGCGAAAGCCGGTGACATCGACTACGACGGATACGTGGACCTGCTCGTGGGGGCCTACAACGCGGACCGCGACGCGGACGCGGACGACAACAGCGGCACGGCGTATCTCTATTGGGGCGGACCCACGCCAGCCACCACACCGGGGTTGGTATTCCGCGGCGAGGCTGCGGGGGGCTCGTTCGGGGTGGCGGTCGCCGGAATCGGTGATGTGAACGGAGACGGTTATCCTGACATCGCGGTTGGCGCGTACCACGCTCCGGTCACCGCAACCTGCGGAGGCGGGACCGCAACGCTGTCCAAGGTCGGGAGCGTGTATGTGTTCCTTGGAGGGCCCCGCAACGCGATGGATGCGCTTCCCGACTTCGTCTTGGCCGGTGAAACTGCGGCGGATCCCGACGACCCGACGAGTGCGTGTCGTGGCGGCGATGAATTCGGTTTAGCGGTCGCGGGGCCGGGTGACATCAACGGGGATGGTTACGATGACCTTGCGGTGGGCGCGCGCTACTACGACGATCTTAGCGCTGGTCCCGCGGGCCAAGACATTGGCCGCGTCTATGTCTTTTTCGGTGGGCCGTGGTTCGCTGGTGTCGACGCCGCGCGCGCGGACGTGGTATTGACCGGCCTCTCCGCTGGCGACGAATTCGGGGCGACCGTCGCGGGGGCCGGTGACACCGACGGAGACGGTCTTGCCGATCTGTTGATCGGCGCTCCGCTTCAAGACGGGGTCGGCATCGACGCAGGATCGGTCTCGTGGTTCTTCGGGCGAGGAGACGGGGTGTCGCCTACCCCCGTTGAGATCGGCGGCGCTTCCGCCGAGGATCTCTTTGGGTCCGCCCTCGCCTCTGCCGGGGACATCAATGGCGACGGGCTCGCCGATGTCGTGATCGGGGCGTTCCGCGCGGGACCCACCGACAACGGATCCGCGTCCTACTTTCTGGGAAACACCGGTCGTATCGCCGGATCCCCAATCACCATCGTGGGAGAATCCACCCCCAACGACGGGGATCACTTCGGAGTTTCGGTCAGCGGGGCCGGTGACGTGGACGGCGACGGGTTCGATGATACGGTGGTGGGAGCCTGGCAGCACGACGTGTGTTTCGACCCGCTGAACGAGTTCTGCGACGACGCTGGCCGCGCCTACGTGATTTTGGGTCCCCACACGACCACCCGTAGCGCTGCGGGGGACCCTACGGACTGGTTGTTGAGCGGCTTTAATCTGCGAGACGGGTTGGGCGTTTCCGTCGACTGA
- a CDS encoding HTH domain-containing protein — translation MEELQDIVAGLDQRIKAYKTRLQELQKKRDRLEEEIKTIKKYLELAETLYRVEQEKSRVAAKEARSSGEIDRDRTRGVDEPDQSQEILLGRTKYFGMSVPQAAAVLLKEAGTPMHARELYRKLVEGGIRIRAKTPITSIAISLRRDKRFRKVAPNTFEFVAEASVASAEGADERG, via the coding sequence ATGGAAGAGCTGCAAGACATCGTCGCTGGCCTGGACCAGCGCATAAAAGCCTACAAAACCAGGCTCCAGGAGCTGCAGAAAAAGCGTGATCGGCTCGAAGAAGAAATCAAGACCATCAAGAAGTACCTGGAACTGGCTGAAACCCTCTATCGGGTCGAACAGGAAAAGTCGCGGGTTGCCGCCAAAGAGGCGCGCTCCTCGGGAGAAATCGATCGCGATCGGACCCGCGGGGTGGATGAGCCCGACCAATCCCAGGAAATTCTGCTGGGCAGAACCAAGTACTTCGGGATGAGCGTTCCTCAAGCCGCAGCCGTTCTCCTTAAAGAGGCGGGAACCCCGATGCACGCCAGGGAGCTCTACCGGAAACTGGTCGAGGGCGGGATCAGGATTCGGGCCAAAACACCGATCACCTCGATCGCAATCTCCCTGCGGCGAGACAAACGCTTTCGTAAAGTCGCACCGAACACCTTTGAGTTCGTGGCAGAAGCATCAGTCGCGTCCGCAGAGGGCGCTGACGAAAGGGGGTGA
- the lpxC gene encoding UDP-3-O-acyl-N-acetylglucosamine deacetylase, producing the protein MKGLNEERQQTIRRPVFCEGIGLHSGEPVSVWLRPAAPNSGITFVKQTPAGAISLEARINQVSQTRLATSLGQGDRVVHTVEHLLAAVSGMRIDNLVIELNASEIPIMDGSSQPFVVAIDEAGVVPQRATRSICTITRPFEVRDGDGWMAAAPAAGLEIHNTVEYDHPVIGRQVFEYRDEGPSVFAATLAGARTFGFVADVEHLKASGYIQGGSLDNAVVVGPMGVVNREGLRWPDEFVRHKTLDLLGDLTLLGWPLRGRISAHKAGHRLHAKFAAYLTSHPECWTVSRAAEAAVEIFEPAGVLAGK; encoded by the coding sequence GTGAAGGGACTCAACGAAGAGCGTCAGCAGACCATCCGGCGTCCGGTGTTTTGTGAGGGCATTGGGCTGCATTCAGGAGAACCCGTCTCGGTGTGGCTTCGCCCCGCGGCGCCCAATAGCGGGATCACATTCGTGAAACAGACACCGGCCGGCGCGATTTCGCTGGAGGCGCGCATTAACCAGGTTTCCCAGACGCGGCTCGCCACCAGTCTTGGTCAAGGGGACCGGGTTGTCCATACGGTTGAGCACCTGCTGGCCGCGGTCAGTGGGATGAGAATCGACAACCTCGTCATTGAGTTGAACGCGTCGGAGATTCCGATTATGGATGGCAGTTCGCAGCCGTTCGTGGTTGCGATCGATGAGGCGGGGGTCGTCCCGCAGCGCGCCACGCGATCGATCTGCACCATCACGCGTCCATTCGAGGTTCGGGACGGCGATGGGTGGATGGCAGCGGCTCCGGCCGCTGGTTTGGAGATTCACAACACGGTGGAGTATGACCACCCCGTGATCGGGCGGCAAGTATTCGAGTACCGAGACGAAGGACCCTCGGTCTTCGCCGCGACGCTCGCCGGAGCCAGGACGTTTGGCTTCGTGGCAGACGTCGAGCACTTGAAGGCCTCGGGTTACATCCAGGGGGGGAGTCTCGACAACGCGGTGGTGGTGGGGCCGATGGGCGTGGTCAACCGGGAGGGACTTCGTTGGCCCGATGAGTTCGTCCGCCACAAGACATTGGACCTTTTGGGGGATCTGACTCTTTTGGGTTGGCCGTTACGCGGGCGGATTAGCGCACACAAAGCCGGGCATCGGCTCCACGCCAAGTTCGCGGCGTATCTGACGTCCCATCCCGAATGCTGGACGGTGTCGCGAGCTGCGGAGGCTGCGGTTGAGATTTTCGAGCCGGCTGGGGTGCTTGCCGGGAAATAG
- a CDS encoding phosphotransferase produces the protein MITSPQAAARSTRRDPTIDDLNGLIRSAGLPDPVVGCQRLKGDASNRTYSRIRLKPGTLPATVVLMELAEPEAFKRSEEAVSGGDTTINELPFVNVQRYLVGRGVAVPAIHAYDAAAGRMILEDLGDRTLFDAVAGASPERIEALYRQAIDELVTLQTPGAAHEQSGCVAFGRRFDQPLLLWELDHFLEYGIEARTGAPVPDTPREAIRRAFARVAEELAAAPPVFVHRDYHSRNLMLSNDRLRVIDFQDALTGPRTYDLASLLRDSYVSLDEGLINHLIAYYLARTKHQPPDPAAFRRLFDVSGFQRNLKAAGRFIYIEKVKGRPTHLPYVTPTLRSARRVLATYSDFAELRDLLAPYVPEFT, from the coding sequence ATGATCACATCCCCCCAGGCAGCAGCTCGGTCGACACGTCGCGATCCCACGATCGATGACCTCAACGGCCTGATTCGCAGCGCCGGACTCCCGGACCCGGTTGTGGGGTGCCAACGCCTCAAGGGCGACGCTTCCAACCGCACCTACTCACGCATCCGTTTAAAGCCCGGCACCCTACCGGCGACCGTCGTCCTCATGGAGCTGGCGGAACCAGAGGCGTTCAAGCGCTCGGAGGAAGCGGTGTCCGGAGGCGATACCACGATCAACGAGTTGCCCTTCGTCAACGTCCAACGCTACCTTGTCGGACGCGGCGTTGCGGTGCCCGCGATTCATGCCTATGACGCGGCGGCCGGCCGGATGATCCTCGAGGACCTCGGAGATCGCACCTTATTCGACGCGGTCGCTGGAGCCTCTCCGGAGCGCATCGAAGCGTTGTACCGGCAGGCCATCGATGAACTCGTGACGCTGCAAACACCTGGAGCAGCCCACGAGCAAAGCGGCTGCGTGGCCTTTGGGCGGAGGTTCGATCAGCCGTTGTTGCTCTGGGAACTCGATCACTTCCTGGAATACGGCATTGAGGCCCGGACCGGCGCACCAGTCCCCGACACGCCCCGAGAGGCCATCCGACGCGCGTTCGCTCGAGTAGCCGAAGAACTCGCAGCCGCGCCCCCGGTGTTCGTGCACCGCGATTACCACAGCCGCAACCTCATGTTGAGCAATGATCGCCTGCGAGTCATTGATTTTCAGGACGCACTGACCGGACCGCGGACCTATGACCTGGCTTCGCTTCTCCGGGACTCCTACGTCTCGCTCGACGAAGGGTTGATCAACCACCTGATCGCATATTACTTGGCCCGCACGAAACACCAACCGCCGGACCCGGCGGCGTTCCGCCGATTGTTCGACGTCAGCGGATTCCAGCGCAACCTGAAAGCCGCTGGCCGCTTCATCTACATCGAGAAAGTGAAGGGGCGTCCGACGCACTTACCGTACGTCACGCCGACTTTGCGGTCGGCGCGGCGCGTCTTGGCCACCTATTCGGACTTCGCGGAGCTTCGCGACCTGCTCGCCCCGTACGTTCCCGAGTTCACGTGA